The following are encoded together in the Variovorax sp. PBS-H4 genome:
- a CDS encoding LysR family transcriptional regulator, whose amino-acid sequence MNAMHIDAIDLNLLRLFDAVYRARSVSRAADALGLTQPAASHGLGRLRLLLKDALFTRAPGGVAPTPRAERLATAVQSALGTLEEALNESDRFDPAASRKTFRIHMSDIGESRFLPALMARLGALAPGVRLETLPFAPNEVAPALDSGRVDFAFGFLPKVRDTQRILLLKDRYIVLLRTGHPFSRGRRSGQALLESLQKLEYVAVRTHAETLRILQLLNLEDRVRLTTEHFMVLPAIVRATDLAVVMPRDIARGFAEEGGYTIVEPAFPLRDFAVSLHWSKRFEADPANTWLRGVIRELFSE is encoded by the coding sequence ATGAATGCTATGCATATAGACGCCATCGACCTTAACCTGCTGCGTCTCTTCGACGCCGTCTATCGCGCCCGCAGCGTGAGCCGCGCGGCCGACGCGCTGGGCCTCACCCAGCCGGCGGCCAGCCATGGCCTGGGCCGCTTGCGGCTGCTGCTGAAGGACGCGCTTTTCACCCGCGCGCCGGGCGGTGTCGCACCCACCCCGCGCGCCGAGCGGCTCGCAACCGCCGTCCAGTCGGCGCTGGGCACGCTGGAGGAGGCGCTCAATGAATCCGACCGTTTTGACCCTGCTGCGTCGCGCAAGACCTTTCGCATCCACATGAGCGACATCGGCGAGAGCCGCTTCCTCCCGGCGCTGATGGCGCGCCTGGGCGCGCTGGCCCCCGGCGTGCGGCTGGAGACCCTGCCCTTCGCGCCCAACGAGGTCGCGCCGGCGCTCGACAGCGGCCGCGTCGACTTCGCTTTCGGATTCCTGCCCAAGGTGCGCGACACGCAGCGCATCCTGCTGTTGAAGGACCGCTACATCGTGCTGCTGCGCACGGGCCACCCCTTCTCGCGCGGGCGACGCAGCGGCCAAGCCCTGCTGGAGTCGCTGCAAAAGCTCGAGTACGTGGCGGTGCGCACGCACGCCGAGACCCTGCGCATCCTGCAACTGCTCAACCTGGAGGACAGGGTGCGCCTCACCACCGAGCACTTCATGGTGCTGCCGGCCATCGTGCGCGCCACCGACCTGGCGGTGGTGATGCCACGCGACATCGCGCGCGGCTTCGCCGAGGAGGGCGGCTACACGATCGTCGAGCCGGCCTTTCCGCTGCGCGACTTCGCGGTCTCGCTGCACTGGAGCAAGCGATTCGAGGCAGACCCTGCCAACACCTGGCTGCGGGGAGTGATCAGGGAGCTGTTCTCGGAATAG
- a CDS encoding thiamine pyrophosphate-dependent enzyme, translating to MEVSFSKEIEALRLGAGDTFHGEGILAITKGLLQSGVAYVGGYQGAPVSHLLDVMVQAKPYMDELGVHVEACSNEASAAAMLGASIHYPLRGAVTWKSIVGTNVAADALSNLSSPGVKGGVLIVVGEDYGEGASVIQERTHAYALKSGMCLLDPRPDLGRMVDMVEHGFRLSETSNMPCMMELRIRTCHVRGSFECRDNLPPAVSTRALMEEPAGFDYMRLAHPPVTFRHEKLKGEERIPAARRYIAEQGLNELIPGKHGDLGLIVQGGLYNALIRSLQQLGLADAFGTTDIPLLVLNVTYPLVPEQVADFCVGKRAVLVVEEGQPEYIEQEIATLLRRRDIQTPLHGCDLLPAAGEYGVEVLATGLAQFAQRYLPQHGHDSAQAWLTGNRERRAAVAAKLDAPLPARPPSFCIGCPERPVFAALKLAQQDSGPVHIAADIGCHAFGTFEPFSMGHSILGYGMSLASRAGVSPMMQRRALSIMGDGGFWHNGLLTGVQSALFNGDDAVLLIFKNGYTSATGTQDIISTPDDEVKERAVDKQQSLVDKNNTIESTLKGLGVQWLRTVHTYHVDTMRTTLNEAFTTDFNGLKVIVAEGECQLERQRRIKPWIAGLLKKGQRVVRVKYGVDEDVCNGDHACIRLSGCPTLTIKDNPDPLKVDPVAVVIDGCVGCGLCGANAHAATLCPSFYRAEVVQNPKWHERLMHSLRSAVVRALQPA from the coding sequence TTGGAAGTTTCATTCAGCAAGGAGATCGAGGCGCTGCGCCTCGGCGCCGGCGACACCTTTCACGGCGAGGGCATCCTCGCCATCACCAAGGGCCTGCTGCAGTCGGGCGTGGCTTACGTGGGCGGTTACCAGGGCGCTCCCGTGTCGCACCTGCTCGACGTGATGGTGCAGGCCAAGCCCTACATGGACGAGCTCGGCGTGCACGTGGAGGCGTGCTCCAACGAGGCTTCGGCCGCGGCCATGCTCGGCGCCTCCATCCATTACCCGCTGCGCGGCGCGGTGACCTGGAAGTCCATCGTTGGCACCAACGTGGCAGCCGATGCGCTGTCCAACCTTTCGTCTCCCGGCGTCAAGGGAGGCGTGCTGATCGTCGTGGGCGAGGATTACGGCGAAGGCGCCAGCGTGATCCAGGAGCGCACGCATGCCTATGCGCTGAAGTCCGGCATGTGCCTGCTCGACCCACGGCCAGACCTGGGCCGCATGGTCGACATGGTCGAACACGGCTTCCGCCTGTCCGAGACCTCCAACATGCCCTGCATGATGGAGCTGCGCATCCGCACCTGCCATGTGCGCGGCAGCTTCGAGTGCCGGGACAACCTGCCACCCGCGGTCTCCACGCGCGCGCTGATGGAGGAGCCGGCCGGCTTCGACTACATGCGGCTCGCGCATCCGCCCGTGACCTTCCGCCATGAGAAGCTGAAGGGCGAGGAGCGCATTCCCGCGGCGCGGCGCTACATCGCCGAACAGGGCTTGAACGAGCTGATCCCCGGCAAGCACGGGGACCTGGGCCTGATCGTGCAGGGCGGCCTCTACAACGCGCTGATCCGCAGCCTGCAGCAGCTGGGCCTGGCCGATGCCTTCGGCACCACCGACATTCCGCTGCTGGTGCTCAACGTCACCTACCCGCTGGTGCCCGAGCAGGTCGCCGACTTCTGCGTGGGCAAGCGCGCGGTGCTGGTGGTGGAAGAAGGCCAGCCCGAGTACATCGAGCAGGAGATCGCGACGCTGCTGCGCCGCCGCGACATCCAGACGCCGCTGCACGGCTGCGACCTCCTGCCTGCGGCGGGCGAGTACGGGGTGGAAGTGCTGGCCACCGGCCTGGCACAGTTCGCGCAGCGCTACCTGCCGCAGCACGGGCACGACTCGGCCCAGGCCTGGCTCACCGGCAACCGCGAGCGCCGCGCCGCGGTGGCGGCCAAGCTGGACGCGCCGCTGCCCGCGCGCCCGCCGAGCTTCTGCATCGGCTGCCCCGAGCGTCCGGTGTTCGCGGCGCTCAAGCTGGCGCAGCAGGACAGCGGGCCGGTGCACATCGCGGCCGACATCGGCTGCCATGCCTTCGGCACCTTCGAGCCCTTCTCGATGGGCCATTCGATCCTGGGCTACGGCATGAGCCTGGCGAGCCGCGCGGGCGTGTCCCCGATGATGCAGCGCCGGGCCCTGTCGATCATGGGCGACGGCGGCTTCTGGCACAACGGGCTGCTCACCGGCGTGCAGAGCGCGCTGTTCAATGGCGACGACGCGGTGCTGCTGATCTTCAAGAACGGCTACACCTCGGCCACCGGCACGCAGGACATCATCTCCACGCCCGACGACGAGGTGAAGGAACGCGCGGTCGACAAGCAGCAGAGCCTGGTCGACAAGAACAACACCATCGAATCGACGCTGAAGGGCCTGGGCGTGCAGTGGCTGCGCACCGTGCACACCTACCACGTCGACACGATGCGCACCACGCTCAACGAGGCCTTCACGACCGACTTCAACGGGCTCAAGGTGATCGTCGCGGAGGGCGAATGCCAGCTGGAGCGCCAGCGCCGCATCAAGCCGTGGATTGCCGGCCTGCTGAAGAAGGGCCAGCGCGTGGTGCGGGTAAAGTACGGCGTGGACGAGGATGTATGCAACGGCGACCACGCCTGCATCCGGCTGTCGGGCTGTCCCACGCTCACCATCAAGGACAACCCGGACCCGCTGAAGGTCGACCCGGTCGCGGTGGTGATCGACGGCTGCGTGGGCTGCGGGCTGTGCGGCGCCAACGCGCACGCAGCCACCTTGTGTCCCAGCTTCTACCGTGCCGAGGTGGTGCAGAACCCCAAGTGGCACGAGCGGCTGATGCATTCGCTGCGCTCGGCAGTGGTGCGCGCGTTGCAGCCTGCGTGA